The Kribbella shirazensis genomic interval GCGGCGGCCATCAGCGCGGTGCTGAGCACCAGCCCCAGCCAGTACCCGGTCACCGGCATCAGGAACAGCGCCGCGAAGGCGCCCAGCATGTAGAGGGCGCCGTGCGCGAAGTTGACGACGTTCAGGACTCCGAAAATCACGGCCAGGCCGGCTGCCAGCAGCGCGTACCCGGACCCCAGCACGATGCCGTTGACGATCAGTTCGACGGAGTACATGGCATCACCCGCTCAGCTCCTTCGGTGGTGGTCGCGGATCAGGTCGTGACGTCGGCCACGACCACCGGCCGGCCGTCGCGGACCTCGAGGATGAAGGCCTTGTCGTGGGCCTGGTTGTTCGCGTCGAACTTGATCGTGCCGCCGGTCAGCGACTTCAGATCGGTCTGTTCCAGTGCCTTCTGGATCGCCTCGGCGTCGCCGCTCCCGGCGCGCTTGATCGCGTCGGCCAGGGTCTTGACCGCGTTGTAGCCCTCGAAGGCCTCGTACGTCGGCGGGGCGCCGTACTTGGACTGGAAGCTCTTGACGAAGGCCTCGTTCTCCGGCGTCCGGACGATCGAGCTGTACGGGTAGACGCTCGTGGACCCGGCGAACTGCTTGTCGCGGAGGATCGTGAGGTTGTCGCCCTCGAGTTCCACCCGCCCGGTCAACGGCAGGCCGAGTTTGGCGGCGGCGGCCTGGCGGAGGAAGCCGACGTGGTCGGCGCCGGAGATGTAGAGCGCGACAGCCTCGGTGCCGTTGTTGCGGTACTTGCTGATCAAGGTCGCGAAGTCCGACGTACCCTGGGCGGCGTAGTCGGTCACGGTGACGGACAGCTCGTTCTTCGTCAGCGCCTGCTTCAGGGCCTCGGCCCCGGTGCGGCCGTAGGTGCTGTCCTCGGCCAGGATCGCGATCTTCCTGGCCTTCCCGCCGGCCAGATGCGACGCGAGCGCGTCGGCCAGGTTGGCGTCG includes:
- a CDS encoding ABC transporter substrate-binding protein; protein product: MKRLTAAVAGMALVLAACGTSDAAGDGTGPIKIGLSTPLSGSAASLGESERKGVELAVAEVNDSGGAVGGRKLELVAQDNACNPTDGASSVSKLITQEKVSALIAALCSGVTLAAMPIAQRNKVPMVVATSTSPDISKASGAGGNKFVFRINPSDANLADALASHLAGGKARKIAILAEDSTYGRTGAEALKQALTKNELSVTVTDYAAQGTSDFATLISKYRNNGTEAVALYISGADHVGFLRQAAAAKLGLPLTGRVELEGDNLTILRDKQFAGSTSVYPYSSIVRTPENEAFVKSFQSKYGAPPTYEAFEGYNAVKTLADAIKRAGSGDAEAIQKALEQTDLKSLTGGTIKFDANNQAHDKAFILEVRDGRPVVVADVTT